The Brachyspira hyodysenteriae ATCC 27164 sequence AATCAGCAGTATAGCTATAATCTTTAAAAGCTGTTAATTCTATATAATTTGCCTTTGAATCTATTCTTGAAATAAAGAAAGGACCATTTGATATATAAGCATGTCCGTATTTATCTATAAAATCAATGGCAGCTTGATATCTCTTTACTGCATCTTCTTTAGTTATAAAATCTTCTATTCCAGCAGGTATATACTGAGAATCACGCATTTCTATTAATTTTTCTTTTATATCTGATACACATGTAGGATTTTTAACATCTATGGAAGTTAAAGACTGATCCTGTGAAATAGTATAAACATTTCCAGATTTAGAGCCTTCAAGAACAATTTTCATTATAGCTTCATTTATCTCGAAAGGAATAACAGTATTTCTATTAGGATTGCCTATTTTAGGACTTACAGCAGCAACAGCAATTTGTCTGTCCATATCCATAGGCCAATAATAATTTCCGTATAAAGTAAAACTTCCGTCCTCATTTATAATGCTTCCTACAGCTCCGTCCATAGCAGAAAGATATCTTCCAGCCATAGCAGAATCATAATATTTATCGTTTTCATTAGTCTTTGTTATTATATTAGCAATGAATACGCTTCCATACATCAAATCAACCAAAGATGAATCTATGCCATGATGCCATTTAAAACTTCTAGGCTTAAAATCACATTTCACATAAGCAGTAAGATTATCCGATTTTGTGTAAACTAATTCGCCTTTATCATTAACTTTAACTGTTAAACCCTCTTCCCATTTCTGAGTATAAGGATTATACATTGTTGCATTTTGAGGAACATTAACAGTACCAACAGGTATTCCATTATTTCCTGCTCTCACTCCTATTTCTAAACTGTTGGTGTCAGCTTCACCAAGTATGAATTCTGTCTTAGCAGTGGAAGGCGATTCAAATGTAGCACCTGCATCAGAACAAGGTCCTATCATTATAGCAGAATAAGCATCAGAAAATCCTCCTACTCCTACAGGATCCCAAGGACTTATAAATAATGAACCTTGGGCAGAATGCTGAAGAACTCTTAATACTTTTTCACCATTTCTATTTGGTTTTATATCAGCACTTCTTATAGACCAATCATTAACCCCGTCACCTACTCCGTAAAGCATTCTTCTATTGAATCTTTCTTTATTCGCTACAAAAAACTGAGTCTGAGAATTTAAATATATTCTGACAGCATCTTCAAGTCCAATCTCCTGCAAACGCATATTACCATTCCAATATTCATCGGCAGTCAAAAACCAGCCGTTTGAATTCTTGTCGCTTATTCTTGAAGCTTCTTTATTATCATAATTCCAAAACTCAGATACATTAGCACCAGGCATATAATTGCCTTCCCTTACATACATCTGTCTTAATGTAACATCCCACCAAGCACGAGTAGCACCTGCTCCCCAAGCCTCTGTTATAATATTCCATTCATAATCTTTTGGGTCTGAACCGTATACAACTTGAGTAGATTTATTTCTGTCATACAATAATTTCTCAACTTTTATTCCTGTTTTTTCTATTAAATCAGATATTGCATTACCAGCTGGAAGTCTTCCTGTAGGATCATCAACTCTTATAACAAATTTAATAGTTACTACTTCTCCATTATATTTCCACCATCCATTTTCTTTTACTAATTTTCCTCTATTCTCTGGTAAATTAGCAGCTTTTTC is a genomic window containing:
- a CDS encoding ABC transporter substrate-binding protein, translating into MKLNNKVLHKFPILILFIILLSCSNSQEEIEQKEIDRGGALIDKIIYEVRTDMTIAIKDVADGRADLMASGIDGSTYLSLGESDLEKLDTYAVPSGSWSLLFNPVPNKAPYTVTTRDGKTHFNPLAIKEVRFAMNFLIDRKKLVDEILRGAGQPSFTQATPGQPGTYRYNLIPSKMGMTENGNQEKALNDINKAMEKAANLPENRGKLVKENGWWKYNGEVVTIKFVIRVDDPTGRLPAGNAISDLIEKTGIKVEKLLYDRNKSTQVVYGSDPKDYEWNIITEAWGAGATRAWWDVTLRQMYVREGNYMPGANVSEFWNYDNKEASRISDKNSNGWFLTADEYWNGNMRLQEIGLEDAVRIYLNSQTQFFVANKERFNRRMLYGVGDGVNDWSIRSADIKPNRNGEKVLRVLQHSAQGSLFISPWDPVGVGGFSDAYSAIMIGPCSDAGATFESPSTAKTEFILGEADTNSLEIGVRAGNNGIPVGTVNVPQNATMYNPYTQKWEEGLTVKVNDKGELVYTKSDNLTAYVKCDFKPRSFKWHHGIDSSLVDLMYGSVFIANIITKTNENDKYYDSAMAGRYLSAMDGAVGSIINEDGSFTLYGNYYWPMDMDRQIAVAAVSPKIGNPNRNTVIPFEINEAIMKIVLEGSKSGNVYTISQDQSLTSIDVKNPTCVSDIKEKLIEMRDSQYIPAGIEDFITKEDAVKRYQAAIDFIDKYGHAYISNGPFFISRIDSKANYIELTAFKDYSYTADYWIDRLSTKMSRIEDIDMPAIANRNNDMNIDIYVSSYNYPDNALEMPDPNTTVKVLLQLQNGGEREYNAVLENDVFKLTIQKEELASLPKGNYIVVIESYIADETPYIETRSFVLQ